The window GGACTGCCGAACAAGGTCCACCAGCGCTCGGGCACGTCGGCGCCGTCGTCGAGGACCTGCGCGCCGCCGTGGCTGCCTTCGGCCTGCGCCGTCCGGGGCGGCGCAGGCGGCATCGTGTAGCCGCTGTCCAGTGGGGGCTGCGGCGGCCGGAAGTCCGGTCCGACCGTGCAGCCCGCCGCCAGTGCCAGGCAGGCGGCGAGCACCGCCCGCCGGCGCAGGTGGCGCAGGCGGAGGACGGGGGCGGGACTGGCGTTGACTCCGGCAGGTCGACCCATGCTTGCCTCCTAGTCGAGCGTGCGCCGGTAGAAGCGCAAGGCGATGCCCATCACCACCACGGTGAACAGCGCCAGCGGCCACACATTGGGCCAGAGCTCCGGCCAGCCGTTGCCCTTCAGCAGGATGCCGCGGATCAGGCGGTGGAAGTAGGTCATCGGCAGGACGTTGCCGATGGCCTGGGCCCAGCCCGGCATGCCCTGGAAGGGGAACATGAAGCCGGACAGCAGGATGTTGGGCAGGAAGTAGAAGAAGGTCAGTTGAACCGCCTGCAACTGGTTCTGCGCCAGCGAGGACAGGGTGATGCCCACCGTCAGGTTGGCCGCGATGAACAGCAGCGCGGCCAGGTAGACCGCCAGCACGGAGCCGACGAAGGGCACGTGGAACACCCAGCGCGCCGCCAGCAGGATGATGGTGGCCTGGATCAGGCCGATGAAGATGTAGGGCACGATCTTGCCGGTCATCACTTCCAGCGGCCGCACCGGGGTGGCCAGCAGGTTCTCCATGGTGCCGCGCTCGCGCTCGCGCGTCATCGCCAGCCCGGTCATCATCACCATGGTCATGGTCAGGATCACGCCCATCAGGCCGGGGACGATGTTGTACTGGGTGATGCCTTCCGGGTTGTAGAGGCGCTGCACCTGCACGTCGAAAGGCGGATGGCCGCCGGCCAGCGGCGCCAGCGCGCCTTGCAGGTCCTTGCCGGCCACGTTGTAGGGCAGCTGGGTGAGCGCGGCGATGGCTGCGCTGGTGGCCGACGGGTCGGTGGCGTCCGCTTCCACCAGCAGGGCGGGGCGCTCGCCGCGCAGCAGGCGCCGCGTGAAGTCGGCCGGAATGCTGACCACGAACTGGACCTCCCCCTTCATCAACGCTTCGCGCCCCGCCTGCTCGCCGGGCAGCGTGCCCGCCACGCGGAAGTAGCTGGAATTCTGCAGCCCGGCGATGAAGGAGCGGGTGAACTCGCTCTGGTCGGCGGCGATCACCGCCGTGGTCAGGTGGCGCGGGTCGTTGTTGATGGCGAAACCGAACAGAAGCAACTGCATGATGGGGATGCCGACGATCATGGCGAAGGTGACGCGGTCGCGCCGCAGTTGCAGGAACTCCTTCAGCACGATGCTCCACCAGCGCTGCAGCGAGAAGCCGGGACGGGGCGCGGTGCCGTTCATGGCCGCGCTCCGCCATGCGCCGGAGCCGGCGCGCTGGCCGGCGCCCGCATATTGTCCTCGGAGCGGCTCATCATATGGATGAAGACATCCTCCAGGCTGGTCTCGGTGGCTTCGACGCGGTGCCGGGGCCCGGCCACGCGCGCGAGCGTGGCCGCCAGCGTGTCGGCATCGCGGCCGGTGACGTGCAGCGCGTTGCCGAACACCACGGTCTGCTCCACGCCGGGGGCGCCCTGCAACTGCTGCGACAGCGCGGCGAGGTCGTCGCCCAGCACCGACCAGGTGCTGAGCCGCTGGCCGGCCACCACCTCGGCCGCGGTGCCCTGTGCCAGCAGCTTGCCGTAGGCGATGTAGGCCAGCTTGTGGCAGCGCTCGGCCTCGTCCATGTAATGGGTGCTGACCAGCACCGAGATGCCGCGCGCGGCGAGCTGGTGGAGCTGTTCCCAGAAGTCGCGCCGCGCCTTGGGGTCGACCCCGGCGGTGGGCTCGTCGAGCAGCAGCAGGCGCGGTTCGTGCAGCAGGCAGGCGGCCAGCGCCAGGCGCTGCTTCCAGCCGCCGGACAGTGCGCCCGCGAGCTGGCCGGCGCGCGCCGCCAGGCCGAGATCCTCGAGCGCACGCTCGACCGCCTCGCGCCGGCGCGGCATGCCGTAGACGCGGGCGACGAAGTCCAGGTTCTCGCGGATCGACAGGTCGTCCCAGTAAGAGAACCGCTGCGTCATGTAGCCGACACGGCGCTTGATCTCCGCGCTCTCGCGCAGGATGTCGAAACCCAGGCAGCTGCCCGCGCCGCCGTCAGGAGTCAGCAGGCCGCACATCATGCGGATCGAGGTCGTCTTGCCGCTGCCGTTGGGGCCGAGGAAGCCGAAGATCTCGCCGTGTCCGACCTGCATGGTCAGGCCGTCCACCACCAGGCGGTTGCCGTAGCGCTTGCTCAGGCCGCGCACGTCGATGGCGGGCGCGGCGTGGTCCGGTGCGTCGGTCGGGCTCATGGACGGAAGACCTCCACCGGCTGCCCCGGGTGCAGGGCCGCCGCGTCGGCGAGCGCGGGATGGGCTTCGACGAGGAAGACCAGCTTGCGCCGTGTCTCGTTGCTGTAGATCACCGGCGGGGTGTACTCGGCCTCGTTGGCGATGTAGCTGATGCGCACCTGCAGCGGTCGGGCGCAGCCGTCGCAATGCATCGTGACCGCTTCGCCATTGCGCAGCGCGCCCACCTCGGCCTCGGGCACGAAGAAGCGCACCTTGACGTTGCCCGGCGGCAGCATGCGCACCACCGGGCTGCCGGCCGGGACCCACTCGCCGAGGCGGAACACGGTGTCGTAGACCAGTCCATCCTGCGCGGCGGCGACGCGCTTGCGCGACAGCTTCCATTCCGCCTGGGCCAGCGCCGCGCGCAGCGCTTCCACCTGGCGTGCCTGCGCCTCGCGCTGGGCTTCGCGTCCCGGCAGGCGGGCCACCGCGACGCTGCGCTCCAGCTCGCGCACGCGGGCCGCATCGGCCGCGGCGCCGGCGCGGCTGTCATCGAGCTGGGCCCGGGCGATGCCGCCGGCGGCGAACTGGACCTGGTCGCGCGCGTACTGGGTGGCGCTGCGCTGCGCCTGGGCACGCGCCTGGGCGAGCTGGGCGCGGTTGACGTCGACCTCCGGCCGGCGCTTGCCGGTCGCCAGGTCCGCCAGCTGGGCCTGGGCCGCCTGCAGGGCGGCGGCGGCCTGGTCGCGCGCGGCGCGCTCGTCGTCGTTCTCCAGCGCGAACAGCGGCGCTCCCGCCACGACCTGCTGGCCGCGCGCCACCGACAGCTGGTCGAGCCGGCCGGCGAACGGCGAGGCCACATTGACGAACTCGCCTTCGACATAGCCCTGCCAGGCAGTCGGTGCCGGCTTGCCGCAGCCGCCCAGGGCCGAGGCCGCGGCCGCCAGGACCAGCCAGGTGCGGGCAGGAGAGGCACGCGGCAGGCGCGGGCGGCAGGGCAGGGTGCGCAGGCGGTTCGGCATGGCGGCTCCGGATGGCGGGCTCAGGCGTTGGCGGGTGGCCAGGGCCGTGCTGGCGCGAGGGCATGCGCCAGCAGCGTGCTGACGTGGCGTACCAGGGCCTCGCTGTCGAGCGCGGCGGCGCCGGGCAACTGTCGCCAGATGTGCGCGGTAGCGAGCGGCAGCAGCGTCAGCCCGATCAGCGAAACGATCAGCAGGGGCGGCTCCAGCCCGGGGGCGAGCGCGCCGCGCGACTGGGCTGAGCGCAGCAGCACGATCAGCCGCCCTGCGCGCGGCAGCGCGAAACGCTGCAGCATCCGTTCACGCAGTTGGCCGTCGACGCCGGCGATCTCGCGGATCCACAATCCGGGAAACCATGGCGTCGCGGCCGCGGCGCGGATCAGGCGCTCGGCGATGCCGCACAGCAGGGCCGCGAGGTCGGCGGCGCTATCGCCGGCCTTGGCCGTGCTGCCGTCGGCCAGCACGGCATCGATCGGGGAAAAGACCTGGTCGACCAGGGGATGCAGGCGTTCGTCGACCACGGCATCGAGCAATTGGCCGCGCTCTCGGAAATAGTAGTGAACCAGGGCCGGCGTGACGCCGGCAGCGGTCGCGATGGCCCGGATCGGCGTGGCGGCGACGCCGCGCTCGGCGAACAGCGAGGTGGCCGTATCGAGCAGGTGGGAGCGCTGGTCCGGGCCGGCGTCGCCGGAAGGGCCGGGCCGGCTCGGCCGCCCCGGCCGGCGGCGACCGGCGCAAAGGGGTGCGGTGAGAGGTGGTGCGGCCATGGCGCCCTCCTGTCGATCGTTTCATATTAATTGTTGGGTTAATTAATTCAAGAACGATCGCCAGGTGCTGCGGACCTGGGCCAGGATGACTGGAAAAGCCCGCTCGGGGTGGCGTTTGTTGCAATGCAGCAATACAAGGTGGACATGTCATGCAGGCTTGGCTATGCTTCGTGCGCCCAATAACCGAGCGGACCCGTGCAAGCCCGCTCCCTGCCCCTCCTGCCGCCATTCCATGCTGTTCCGCCGACTCGCCAACGGGGCGCTGCGTCCCCTGCCTTGCCTGCTGTTGAGCGCCGCCTGCTCGCTGGCCGCCGCGCCGGCATGGGCGCAGAGCACGGCACAGGACGCGCCGCCCGCGGCTGCCGCACCGGATGCCGCCGTCGCGCCGCCGGCGCAGCGTACGCCGCTGGAGATCCTGGAAGACCGCTTCGCCTTCCACGGCCAGGCCACCTATATCTGGCAGCGCCAGCCGGCCTTCGATGCGGCCTATTCGGGACCGAACAGCCTGATGTCGCAGCGGGCCAAGAGCTACTCGTTCAGCACCACGCTGGATTTCGGCGCCAGGCTGTGGAACGGGGCCGAGTTCCACTTCAATCCCGAGGTCACGCAGGGCGTGCCTTTCTCCGACCTGCACGGCGTAGGCGGCCCCACCAACGGCGAACTGGCCAAGGTATCGAGCACCAACCCGACCATCTACCGTGCGCGCGCCTTCCTGCGCCAGACCTGGGGGCTGGGTGGCGGCAGCGAGGAGCAGGAGGCCGACTTCAACCAGTTTGCCGGTTCGGTCGACAAGCGCCGCCTGGTGCTGACCGCCGGTAACTTCGGCGTGCTCGATGTGTTCGACCAGAACGACTACGGTTCCGACCCGCGCACCCAGTTCATGAACTGGTCCTTCATGGCGCACGGCTCCTTCGACTATCCCGCCGACGCGCGCGGCTACGACTGGGGGTTCGCGCTGGAGTATGTCGGCGACGATTGGTCGGTGCGCTTCGGCCATTTCCTGCAGCCGCGCGAATCGAACGGGCTGCCGCTGGATACGCGCCTGTTCAAGCAC of the Cupriavidus malaysiensis genome contains:
- a CDS encoding carbohydrate porin — translated: MLFRRLANGALRPLPCLLLSAACSLAAAPAWAQSTAQDAPPAAAAPDAAVAPPAQRTPLEILEDRFAFHGQATYIWQRQPAFDAAYSGPNSLMSQRAKSYSFSTTLDFGARLWNGAEFHFNPEVTQGVPFSDLHGVGGPTNGELAKVSSTNPTIYRARAFLRQTWGLGGGSEEQEADFNQFAGSVDKRRLVLTAGNFGVLDVFDQNDYGSDPRTQFMNWSFMAHGSFDYPADARGYDWGFALEYVGDDWSVRFGHFLQPRESNGLPLDTRLFKHYGDILEFERRYRLAGQPGVARLLLWRNQARMGSFSDALGYGQATGTTPDVANVREEHAKLGIGVSLMQKVNDSLGVFLRANMSDDKTETYAFTEIGRQVAVGGMLAGTAWGRPRDNLGMAVAINMLGPNHRAYLAAGGQGAFLGDGALDYAPEQVFEVFYSFQAFKYLSISPDFQYIRNPGYNAARGPARFYGVRFHSEF
- a CDS encoding TetR/AcrR family transcriptional regulator, with product MAAPPLTAPLCAGRRRPGRPSRPGPSGDAGPDQRSHLLDTATSLFAERGVAATPIRAIATAAGVTPALVHYYFRERGQLLDAVVDERLHPLVDQVFSPIDAVLADGSTAKAGDSAADLAALLCGIAERLIRAAAATPWFPGLWIREIAGVDGQLRERMLQRFALPRAGRLIVLLRSAQSRGALAPGLEPPLLIVSLIGLTLLPLATAHIWRQLPGAAALDSEALVRHVSTLLAHALAPARPWPPANA
- a CDS encoding ABC transporter permease — its product is MNGTAPRPGFSLQRWWSIVLKEFLQLRRDRVTFAMIVGIPIMQLLLFGFAINNDPRHLTTAVIAADQSEFTRSFIAGLQNSSYFRVAGTLPGEQAGREALMKGEVQFVVSIPADFTRRLLRGERPALLVEADATDPSATSAAIAALTQLPYNVAGKDLQGALAPLAGGHPPFDVQVQRLYNPEGITQYNIVPGLMGVILTMTMVMMTGLAMTRERERGTMENLLATPVRPLEVMTGKIVPYIFIGLIQATIILLAARWVFHVPFVGSVLAVYLAALLFIAANLTVGITLSSLAQNQLQAVQLTFFYFLPNILLSGFMFPFQGMPGWAQAIGNVLPMTYFHRLIRGILLKGNGWPELWPNVWPLALFTVVVMGIALRFYRRTLD
- a CDS encoding HlyD family secretion protein; this encodes MPNRLRTLPCRPRLPRASPARTWLVLAAAASALGGCGKPAPTAWQGYVEGEFVNVASPFAGRLDQLSVARGQQVVAGAPLFALENDDERAARDQAAAALQAAQAQLADLATGKRRPEVDVNRAQLAQARAQAQRSATQYARDQVQFAAGGIARAQLDDSRAGAAADAARVRELERSVAVARLPGREAQREAQARQVEALRAALAQAEWKLSRKRVAAAQDGLVYDTVFRLGEWVPAGSPVVRMLPPGNVKVRFFVPEAEVGALRNGEAVTMHCDGCARPLQVRISYIANEAEYTPPVIYSNETRRKLVFLVEAHPALADAAALHPGQPVEVFRP
- a CDS encoding ABC transporter ATP-binding protein, yielding MSPTDAPDHAAPAIDVRGLSKRYGNRLVVDGLTMQVGHGEIFGFLGPNGSGKTTSIRMMCGLLTPDGGAGSCLGFDILRESAEIKRRVGYMTQRFSYWDDLSIRENLDFVARVYGMPRRREAVERALEDLGLAARAGQLAGALSGGWKQRLALAACLLHEPRLLLLDEPTAGVDPKARRDFWEQLHQLAARGISVLVSTHYMDEAERCHKLAYIAYGKLLAQGTAAEVVAGQRLSTWSVLGDDLAALSQQLQGAPGVEQTVVFGNALHVTGRDADTLAATLARVAGPRHRVEATETSLEDVFIHMMSRSEDNMRAPASAPAPAHGGARP